The following proteins come from a genomic window of Mycolicibacterium rufum:
- a CDS encoding 3-isopropylmalate dehydrogenase, with translation MRLAVIGGDGIGPEVIGQALTVLDAVFPGVEKTEYELGARLFHRTGEVLPDSVLEELKGHDAILLGAIGDPSVPSGVLERGLLLRIRFELDHHINLRPGRLYPGVRSPLAGDPEIDFVVVREGTEGPYTGNGGAIRIDTPHEVATEVSVNTAYGVRRVVHDAFHRAQARRRHLTLVHKNNVLAYAGSLWWRTVQSVAAEYPDVEVAYQHVDAATIHMVTDPGRFDVIVTDNLFGDIITDLAAAVCGGIGLAASGNIDATLTNPSMFEPVHGSAPDIAGQGIADPTAAIMSVSLLLAHLGELDAAARVDAAVADHLATRGDAVLSTAQVGERILGKL, from the coding sequence GTGAGGCTCGCGGTGATCGGCGGTGACGGCATCGGCCCCGAGGTCATCGGTCAGGCCCTGACCGTTCTCGACGCGGTGTTCCCCGGCGTCGAGAAGACCGAATACGAGCTCGGTGCACGGCTGTTCCATCGGACCGGCGAGGTGCTGCCCGACTCGGTGCTCGAGGAACTCAAGGGGCACGACGCGATCCTGCTCGGCGCGATCGGCGACCCGTCGGTGCCCAGCGGGGTGCTCGAGCGGGGCCTGCTGCTGCGGATCCGCTTCGAACTCGACCACCACATCAACCTGCGTCCGGGCCGGCTCTACCCGGGCGTGCGCAGTCCGCTGGCCGGCGACCCCGAGATCGACTTCGTGGTCGTGCGGGAGGGCACCGAGGGTCCGTACACTGGCAACGGCGGCGCGATTCGCATCGACACCCCGCACGAGGTGGCCACCGAGGTCAGCGTCAACACCGCCTACGGCGTGCGCCGGGTGGTGCACGACGCGTTCCATCGGGCCCAGGCCCGCCGCAGGCACCTGACGCTGGTGCACAAGAACAACGTGCTGGCCTACGCCGGTTCGCTGTGGTGGCGCACCGTGCAGAGCGTGGCCGCCGAGTATCCCGACGTCGAGGTGGCCTACCAGCACGTCGACGCGGCGACGATCCACATGGTCACCGACCCCGGCCGGTTCGACGTCATCGTCACCGACAACCTGTTCGGCGACATCATCACCGACCTGGCGGCCGCGGTGTGCGGCGGCATCGGGTTGGCGGCCAGCGGCAACATCGATGCCACGCTGACCAATCCGTCGATGTTCGAGCCCGTGCACGGCAGCGCCCCCGACATCGCCGGGCAGGGCATCGCGGATCCGACGGCGGCGATCATGAGTGTGTCGCTGCTGCTGGCGCACCTCGGCGAACTCGACGCGGCCGCCCGTGTCGACGCGGCCGTGGCCGACCACCTCGCCACCCGCGGCGACGCGGTGCTCTCGACCGCCCAGGTCGGCGAGCGCATTCTCGGGAAGCTGTAG
- the serA gene encoding phosphoglycerate dehydrogenase, producing the protein MSLPVVLIADKLAPSTVEALGDRVEVRWVDGPDREKLLAAVADADALLVRSATTVDAEVLAAAPKLKIVARAGVGLDNVDVDAATARGVLVVNAPTSNIHSAAEHALALLLSAARQIPAADATLREHTWKRSSFSGTEIFGKTVGVVGLGRIGQLVAQRLAAFGAHITAYDPYVSQARAAQLGIELLSLDDLLARADFISVHLPKTKETAGLIGKDALAKTKPGVIIVNAARGGLIDEQALADAITSGHVRGAGLDVFATEPCTDSPLFELPQVVVTPHLGASTAEAQDRAGTDVAASVRLALAGEFVPDAVNVGGGVVGEEVAPWLDLVRKLGLLAGALSAELPTNLCVQVRGELASEEVEVLRLSALRGLFSAVIEDPVTFVNAPSLAAERGVEASIDTETESPNHRSVVDVRAVAADGSTVNVAGALSGPQMVEKIVQINGRNLDLRAEGVNLIINYDDRPGALGKIGTLLGGAEVNILAAQLSQDAEGGGATIMLRLDRQVPEDVLAGIGRDVDATTLEVVDLS; encoded by the coding sequence GTGAGTCTGCCCGTGGTACTGATCGCCGACAAGCTGGCCCCATCGACCGTCGAGGCCCTGGGAGACCGGGTCGAGGTGCGCTGGGTCGACGGCCCCGACCGGGAGAAGCTCCTGGCCGCCGTCGCCGACGCCGACGCCCTGCTGGTGCGCTCGGCCACCACCGTCGACGCCGAGGTGCTGGCCGCGGCGCCGAAGCTCAAGATCGTCGCCCGCGCCGGCGTCGGCCTGGACAACGTCGACGTGGACGCCGCCACCGCGCGCGGTGTCCTGGTGGTCAACGCCCCGACGTCGAACATCCACAGCGCCGCCGAGCACGCGCTGGCGCTGCTGCTGTCCGCGGCGCGTCAGATCCCGGCCGCCGACGCCACGCTGCGCGAGCACACCTGGAAGCGGTCGTCGTTCTCCGGCACGGAGATCTTCGGCAAGACCGTCGGCGTGGTCGGCCTGGGCCGCATCGGCCAGCTGGTGGCCCAGCGCCTGGCCGCGTTCGGCGCGCACATCACCGCCTACGACCCGTACGTGTCCCAGGCCCGCGCCGCGCAGCTGGGCATCGAGCTGCTGAGCCTCGACGACCTGCTCGCCCGCGCGGACTTCATCTCCGTGCACCTGCCGAAGACCAAGGAGACCGCCGGGCTGATCGGCAAGGACGCGCTGGCCAAGACCAAGCCGGGCGTGATCATCGTCAACGCCGCCCGCGGCGGGCTGATCGACGAGCAGGCCCTCGCCGACGCCATCACCAGCGGTCACGTCCGTGGCGCCGGCCTCGACGTCTTCGCGACCGAGCCGTGCACCGACAGTCCGCTGTTCGAGCTGCCCCAGGTGGTGGTGACCCCGCACCTGGGCGCCTCGACCGCGGAGGCGCAGGACCGTGCCGGCACCGACGTGGCGGCCAGCGTGCGGCTGGCGCTGGCCGGTGAGTTCGTGCCCGACGCCGTCAACGTCGGCGGCGGCGTCGTCGGCGAGGAGGTCGCGCCGTGGCTCGACCTGGTGCGCAAGCTCGGGTTGCTCGCCGGTGCCCTGTCGGCCGAACTGCCCACCAACCTGTGCGTGCAGGTGCGTGGAGAGCTGGCCTCCGAGGAGGTCGAGGTGCTGCGGCTCTCGGCGCTGCGCGGTCTGTTCTCGGCGGTGATCGAGGATCCCGTGACGTTCGTCAACGCCCCGTCGCTGGCCGCCGAGCGTGGGGTGGAGGCGTCGATCGACACCGAGACCGAGAGCCCCAACCACCGCAGTGTCGTCGACGTGCGCGCCGTGGCCGCCGACGGATCCACGGTGAACGTGGCCGGCGCGCTGTCGGGTCCGCAGATGGTCGAGAAGATCGTCCAGATCAACGGCCGCAACCTCGACCTGCGTGCCGAGGGCGTGAACCTGATCATCAACTACGACGACCGGCCCGGAGCGCTGGGCAAGATCGGCACGCTGCTCGGCGGCGCCGAAGTCAACATCCTGGCCGCCCAGCTCAGCCAGGACGCCGAAGGTGGTGGTGCGACGATCATGCTCCGCCTGGACCGACAGGTACCCGAGGACGTGCTGGCCGGCATCGGCCGCGACGTCGACGCGACGACGCTGGAAGTGGTGGATCTGTCATGA